The genome window GCCTGGAAACATTCATCTGTTTTGCGGCCGCTTCATGGGATAAATTTTCGTAATCCGCCAGTCTGAGCGCTTCATATTCTTCATACTGAATAGAAATATGCTCGCTCAGGGCTATGGGAACCCCCATTGGTTTGAATCCCATCATTCGTGGAGGCCTTCCCAGTCTTCTGTGTCGTTTTGGTCGTGGTGACAATTTTTTGCCTGCAAATATAGAGATTGTATGCTCCAATTATTTGTTTTTGATGTTATTTTCCGGCAACATCATGCCATGCCTGTTTTTCAAAGAACTGCCGACGATTTTACTGTTCTTTTTCCAACTCGTCAATTCTTTTCTGAACCTCATCTAAAGTTCTTTTAAGCCTTTCAGCTTGTGTTTTCAGGCTTTGTAGTTCTTCTTCCCTTGTGGGAGCCAAATCTTCCATCATCTCCCCGGGATAAGCAAATCTTCTTCCGAATCCACGGCCGCGCCCGAATCCAAATCTTCGGGCCATTCCTCTTCCCATACCCGGAGCCATGTTTGAATGACCGGGAACGGAATATCCTGCGCAGTAACCCATAGCTCTGCCTGTCATAGGTCCTGCACCTGCTGGTCCTGTTCTGTCTCCTCCTGGCATAATAACCTCCTTAATTTTTTGATGATTAAATTTGATACAAAGATAATGAACATATGTTCAAAATCCAAATTTAAAACGGTTTTTTATTGGAGATTATTTTAACCCGAATTATTCTAGCCTGCATTATTCAAAAACGAATCCCGCTGGTAAGCGGGAAAGTTTTTGAATGCGGGATGGTTTGCGGGATGGATGCAGGCAACCCCGCTTTAGAAAAACCGACTTTTTGCGAAATTTATTGAAGCAAAAAGCCAGGTTTTTCAATAGCGTCAGAATTATTCTTGAATAATTCGGGCTAGCATAATTCGGGTTAACCTTGTTTCGTGAAATTCTATATATTTGGATCTCCAAAATTGAATGTTTCATTATATGAGAGCAAAACGTAAAGATTTTGACCTATTCTGCCATGTGGGGCTTGGGAAAACTGCTTCCACTTACCTGCAGTACAAGTTTTTCCCAAAACTGAAAGGCATTCGGTATATTCAGCGGACCCGGTACCATCGCTTTGATGGGATCATCGCTCGTACAAAACACACCAAATATTTGGTTTCCAGAGAATTTGACCGCCAATTTGAGCGGGAGGTAAAAAAGATTGCAGAAAAATTTCCGGGGGCACACATCATCATCGTTCTAAGGAGGAATGATGGCTGGATTGCATCACAATACCGGCGGTATGTAAAGAACGGGGGTATTGAGCCATTTGAGAATTTTGTGGACCTGGAAAACGATCAGGGTCTTTGGAAGCAGAAGGACATGTATTTCTATAACCGGCTCAGGATGGTGAAAGATTCGTTTACGTCCTGGCCCCTGGTGCTTTTCCACGATGAGCTAAAACAGGATGCGTTTGGTTTTTTTGATAAGCTTGCCCGGTACATGGGAGTGGGTTATGAAAGGAACCGGATCGATGTCAATCCGTCACACAAATCATATTCTGACAAGCAGTTAAAGATTTTGCGGCACTTCAACAGGCGGGTTTTCGGAAAAGATTTCAAAGGCTCGCAAAACAGGATACTTCATTACATCAGGTTTCGGGCGCGCTGGCTGTTTAATCATCTTATTTTGTACATTGCTTCCCTTTTGCCGGAACGTTATGCCGGCACCGAACCCCTGATTTCTGCCGGACGCCTGGAAAGGATCCGAAAGCATTGTGCTACTGACTGGAAACGTTGTCAGGAGTTCGCCAAAGCGTATAGCTACGATTGGATAGGGGATTGATGGTGACGGGTTTGGCTATCGCCAAAAACGATACTTAAATGATGGGTGGCGTGCTATATTCTAACGCTCTTTCTTTCAACTTTATCTTGGATTCTTGTGAAATGTATCGAAAGCTTAATTAAAAATAAATAAGATCCGTAATCACTTAAAGTGAATATTTTTCGGTTACTTATGTTTTCTCTTTCAATGTAATTATTCGGGCAATTGAATACTCTGTCTAAAAAGACGATGGAATCATCTAGTTTCCCTTCAAGTTGAGGCAAATAAAAGACTTGAGTCACTTCTTGTTTTTTTATAGACTCAATATGAGCGGATATTTGTTCATTGCTTTTCATTGAGCTTTTATATAAAGTATTCTCATACTTTTTTAAATTAAAAATCGGGGCATAAACTATTTGTGAAGGGAATTTACGTTTGTTATTTAAATCAATGTCACATGTATTAGAAAATATTATACTTGGAGCTGGGTTTATTGTTGTTTCAGGGATATTAAAGATTAACATATCTTTTATACCGTCCCCTTGGTAGATTATCTTTGAATCATCCAAATAATTAGTATAAAGTCTGGTATCAATGTTATCAGGGAATTCTTTCAATCCCTCAAACAATTCTTTTTCAGATTCGGCGGATAAAAATTTAGGCAGATATATTTTTATATCCTCTAAATTCATATTAAATCCCAAAAGTTTTCATTAACAATATCAACAAACTCGCTATCGATATCTACAGAATTTTCAATTACTTTGTAAGAAAACCCTAAGATTGCATCAATCTTATCGGAATTTTCTTTTTGTAAGGTGTAGTCTGTTGAACTGTTAAATGCATTATCTCGCCAATCATTATTAGTTAATGACATATGATGTTCATAATTGGGTTTAATTTCAGGTATTAGATTTTCAGCATTATCATAAGGTAAATTAATAACGCTTGAACTTAATGTTGTAAAAAGGAACAACTTTGTTAAAGAAGTATTTGTATATGATGCCATAATCAATATTCTGGATTTAACGTGTTTAAAAATTCTTCTTTCAATAGGCTAAAAAACAATTCTTTTTCTTTTTCATGTCCATTATCGATAATTTCTTTTTTTCGATGAAAAAAATCATCAATATTATTATCCATAAATGTATCAATATCTATTACTGAGCCTGATTTATTATTATGATTGGCATTATTTGCAATCTGTAAAGTACTCTTGTAATTATCTTGGCTAATTTCAGTTCTTATAACGGTATTTTTGTAATCAATTGTATTTTCTGATAGAGTAACTTTCAAATTTATGTCATCAAAAATATTTTGTTCAAAAAAATTGATATATCGTATTCCAATTCTAATAATAGAATCAATAATACCGATATTTTGAACTTTTTCTAATATATCATAAATTTTTGATGAAAAGGAATTCCACCCAGTATATTTGGGATAAGAACTTATTGTAATTACATCTGGTCCAACTTGGACAACAATATTTTCATTTGATAAACGATAATGTGGTTTAAACTTCAAACTAGGGTCTGAATCTCTAACTTGGTCTGGTAATTGCATGATAGGCAATTTATCAACTTTTTCAAAATCGGAATGAAGTGCATTATAGATTAGTCCAAAGACAGCATCCCTATTAATATTTGTTGAGAATCGTATCTCAATTAAAGCATCAAGAATAGGACAAGGATTTATCTTTTTAGGTAACTTCATGTGTTTTTTTTACAAATTTACATTTTTATCCTAAGTTGTCAATTATATTTAAACATATTATTATATTTTCCTGCCAATTGCTCTTTGCAACCCACTTTTATAATTTCTGCGAATACAATGAATGACCACCGAATGACAATTTTATCCCCCTGCGCTCCAGCTTTTCCGGGATTGCCATCCGCCAACTCATTATTCAATGGTACAAAATATAATAAAAATGTTGGCAGCTTACCGGGAAATTTCGTATATTGACGGCTCAACAGAATACAATGAAACCTTTTCTTTCCCTGTACCGGGACATCCTGGGGCTGATTTACCCGGATGTATGCGTTACCTGCGGGAGCCATCTGCCCTCCGGTATCCGGTTTATTTGTATCAAATGCCGGCACGACATGCCCCGCACCGATTTTCATCTGGAACAGGGCAACCCGGTGGAACAGATTTTCTGGGGACGGGTGCCTCTGCAGCATGCAGCATCCATGTTTTATTACATAAAGGGGAGCCGGTACCAGAAGCTTATTTATATAATGAAATATCATGGAAATAAAGAGCTGGGATATGAAATGGGTAAAATTTACGGGCGGCTGCTTATCGGAACGTCATTTTCCCAAGCCGGAGTGATTGTTCCTGTGCCCCTGCATCCCCGTAAAATGCGCAAGCGGGGTTTTAATCAGAGCGAATGGATTGGTAAAGGCCTGGCGGAATCACTACAAATACCAATGATTACCAAACATCTTTACCGGTCGGTCAATACGAAGACGCAAACCCGGAAATCGCGGCTGGAAAGATGGCAGAATGTGGAGAATGTATTTAAAATCCGGTCCGTTGATGCTTTCCGTAACAGGCACGTGCTGTTGGTGGATGATGTGGTTACAACAGGCGCTACACTGGAATCGTGTGCCGGATTGCTGACCGGGTGTACCGGTACGTCTGTGAGCGTCCTTACTTTAGGGTATGCTACGCTTTAGTCTTGTTCAATGAATGATTCGGGTAAATCCCCTATTGGTGAAAACATGTTTTTGTTTTATAGACTTTTGAGTCGTCCGGACATTCGGCTAACAGTTGCAGGATGGTTTTGTTGAAAACCGGATGAATCAGGTTGCCAGCAATTTCGCTCAGGGGCAGCAGGGTAAATTTTCTTCGGTGTAGCAGTTTGTGTGGGATGGTCAGTTCTCCTGTTTCAATAATTTCATTGTGATAAAACAGGATGTCGATATCGATTGTACGGCTCGAATAGCTTTCTTCCTGTGAGGTGCGCTTCTTGCCCAGTTTATCTTCGAGATCCTGGAGGGTTCTCAAAAGTGCCCCGGGTTCCAGGCTGGTTTCAATAAACACCACCTGATTGAGAAATTTGTTTTCGTCCTGAAAACCCCAGGGCTCGGACTCATATACCGAGGAATGCTTCGTAATTTTCCCCGCATGCTTGCCGATCAGATCACATGCATCTTCCAGCTTTTTGTATCTTGGACCCAGATTGCTGCCCAAAAGTAAAACGGCTTCTTTCATACAGCTTGTTTTTGCGGGGTGTTTGGTTCGGAGTTTATTTTAAATGACAAAAATTGTAATAAATTTTTATACAAAAAGACAAATATTTAATGAGAGCCAAAAGTTTTTACGGCAAAAATTTGCGTTCATCCTGGTCGGGTGTTACACAAACATTAGATAAAATTGTTGGCGTAAAGTTGCAGTTTCTTATAGAATAGATTGTATTTTTGTATAAACCGTTAAATTTTTCATCTATGAAAAGCTTTTTAAAATATACCCTGGCCACAATCGTGGGAATCCTGATCACAGGTTTGTTGTTTTTTATTATATTTTTTAGTGCAATGGGGGCCCTCATCCCAAAAGGGGATAAAACTGCTGAGATTCAACCCAAATCACTGCTCAGAATGGAGTTGAGCCATGTGATTATGGACCGCAGCCCCAGAGATCCTTTTGCCAATTTTGATTTCCGGTCCTTTGAGCCTACTACGACCCTTGGGTTAAACGAAATTTTGGCCAATATTGAGAAAGCCGGGAAAGATGATGATGTAGAAGGTATCTATCTGGATTTGTCTGTTATTCCGGCAGGAATGGCTACCATAGAAGAAATACGGAGTGCTTTGATTGAATTCAAAGATAGCGGAAAATTCATTATCGGGTATGCCGATAATTATATGCAAACCACCTATTATTTGGCCTCTGTTGCCGACAGGGTTTATATGAATCCTGCCGGGCGGGTGAATATGACCGGCTTGAGTTCGCAACTGATGTTTTTTAAGGAGGGTCTTGATAAACTTGGGGTAGAGCCACAGGTAATCCGGCATGGTGAATTCAAAAGTGCCGTTGAACCTTTTACACGGAATCAGATGAGCGAAGAAAACCGGCATCAGGTCAATGCTTATGTCAATACACTCTGGAATTATATGGCTGAGGAGATTGCTGAACACAGAAACATCTCTCAGGATACGCTCAATTGGCTTGTTGAGAATCTGGCCCTGAATCGTCCGGAAACCGCCCTTAATTACGGGCTGGTCGACGGACTGAAATATAAGGACGAAGTGCTTGATGAATTGAGGGAAAAATCTGATGTAGGCGATGAGGATGTGCGTTTTGTGGGAATGAAAAAGTACAACCGGGTACCTGAGATAAAGGACTACAAAGGACTTGCCAGGGATAAGATAGCTGTAATCTATTCCATGGGCACGGTGATGATGGGAGAAGGGCAGGAAGGAACCATTGGCTCAGACCGGATTTCCGGTGCGATCAGGGAAGCTCGTAAGGACACTTCAATTAGGGCCATTGTGTTCAGGGTGAATTCCGGTGGCGGAAGTGCGCTGGCCTCTGAGGTTATCTGGCGGGAGCTGCAACTGGCGCAACAGGAAAAGCCTGTTGTAGCCTCATTTGGCGATGTAGCCGCGTCAGGGGGTTATTATATCGCTGCCCCGGCCGATACCATTGTGGCAAGTCCCAACACCCTAACCGGTTCAATAGGTGTTTTTGGCCTGTTTTTCAATTCGAAAGAGCTTCTGAACGATAAGCTGGGCATCCATGTGGATGTAGCCAAGTCCCATTCTTATTCCGATTTGGGAAGTCCTTTCCGGTCTATGACTGAAAAAGAAAAAGAAGCGATCAGGGAAGGCATAAAGCAGGTCTATGATGATTTTGTGTCTCATGTAGCTGAGGGAAGAGATATGGCGGAAGAAGAAGTGGATGATATTGCCCGGGGGCGAATCTGGAGTGGTATGGACGCCCGGCGCATCGGTCTGATAGATCTCTATGGGGGAATGCAGAAAGCAGTTGATCTGGCAGCAGAAATGGCTGAGCTCGATCAGTATCGTACCGTTGGTCTGCCGCGCCTTAAAGATCCCTTTCAGCAGTTTGTCGAAGGGTTTTCCGGTGATATCCGCTCTAAAGTGCTCAGACAAACCCTCGGCAATGAAGCACGGTATTATATGAATCTGAAGGAAGCTGCCGGAATGGAAGGCATTCAGGCCCGGATTCCTTATAAAATAGAAGTCTATTAATCCGATTCATGGGAACAATCGATCAAATGGAGCACCGGCCGTTCCATCCGGTGCCTTTGTAATTTTGAATATAAATGTATAGCCCATGCGTTATGCCAACATAATTGTACTGCTTGCGTTAATTGTTCCGGTGCTCTTCTCCACTTGTCAAAAACAGGATGGAGAAGATTATTCACAGGAGATTGACAGCTTGCTTACCGAACTCAGGGCTATGGATGACAGTTTGAGTTCGTTGAATATCCGGGAGGTTCAGCAATTAAATGACTCTTTGTCACCTTTTTATAATGATGCTCAAAAAATTGATACTCAGGAAAAGCGGTTTTACTTGTATGAACGCTCCCAGGATATTATGAAATGGTATGGCAACCTCAACAGGGAGATCAATTATTCCAGAAGCCATCTGAAGGCATTGAAAGAGGATTTTGAAAGTGAGGAGCTCCCCGACAGTACGAAAGAGAAGAAACTGGAAGAGGAAAGGCGGATCATCAGCTCCATCAGAGAGCGATTTGAAGAGGAATATCAATCGCTCAGAAAGGAAGTGGAAGCATTGCTAAACAGTCATCGTATTGATGAATAAGTCCTATTTATACGCCGGGATAACTGTTTTTTTCTGGGCTACCATTGCCACTGCCTTTAAGATAGCGCTGCGTTACGTGAATTATGTGGAGCTGGTGCTTTATTGCTCCGTGACTACCGTTATCATTCTGTTTTTTATTCTTTTGTTTCAGAACAGGCTGAAAGAGGTTTTCCGCATCAGGCGCGTCCATTATATCAACTCGTTGGTGCTGGGATTTATCAATCCCTTTTTTTATTATCTGATTCTTTTTAAGGCCTATTCCCTACTGCCAGCCCAGATAGCCCAGCCTCTCAATTTTACCTGGCCCATTGTGCTGACCTTTCTTTCTCTTCCGGTGCTGAAGCAGCCGGTTACCGGTAAGAATATCCTGGCACTTTTTATAAGTTTTATCGGGGTGTATTTTATATCTTCGGAAGGATCACCCTTTAATATGACTTTTGCCGAACCGCTGGGCGTTTTCCTGGCAGTGGGCAGCTCCCTGGTATGGTCCGCCTATTGGCTGGTGAATATAAAAGATCAGAGGGAAGAGGTTATTAAAATATTTCTGAACTTTCTTTTTTCTCTGTTGTTTATCATACCATACTGGCTGATATTTTCAGAACCAAGAATTCCATCATTGAACGGAATTCTGGCATCAGTCTATTCAGGCGCTTTTGAGATGGGCATTACCTTTGTACTGTGGCTGAAAGCGCTCAAATATGCGAAATCGACTGCGGTGGTCAGCAATTTAATCTACCTGGCACCGTTTTTTTCTCTGATATTTATTCAGACGATTTTGCGCGAACAGATTTACTATACAACCATTATCGGCCTGGTTCTGATCGTGGCCGGTATTGTTTACCAGGAACTCCATAAAACCAAAAGCTATGAAACGTAAATATATTCTGATTTCTTTGCCGCTATTGGTGCTTTTTTCCATAGTGTTTTTCACTTCATGCGAAAAAGAGAAAGTAGAACCACCTGATAATAAAACGGAGAATGGCAATACTCAGGATACGATTGCCCAGTTGAATAAGGCCTTTTATAATCTGATGAATGAGTGGTATTATTGGTATGAAAAGATACCGGACATAGATCCCGATGATTATGACGATTCCAATCCTATGAAAAACCTCCGTAACATTCTTGACGATATCCGGTATGAAAACGATTCCTATAGCTACATTACTTCTTATGAAGCTTTTCTACAATATTTCGAAGAAGGGTCTTATACAGGTTATGGATTTGGTTATAAATGGGATGACAAGGACACTTTGCGCCTTACTTTTGTATTTGACGAATCTCCACTGAAAGAAGAAGGCATCGAACGGGGTTGGGCCCTTACTAAGGTAAACGGGAATACTGTAACTCCGGATAATTTTAACCAATTGCTGGGAGGCGAGGAAAATGATTTTACATTCATTTCCCCTGATGGGGATGAAACAGTAAATAGCGCCTTTGCCAGGAAAAATATCTCCATGAATACCGTTTTAAAAGATACCGTGATTGAATATAAAGGAAATAGAGTGGGCTATTTGGTGCTGAAGAGTTTTATTGACAAAACCCCGGATGAACTGACGGAAGCTTTTAGCCATTTCAACGACGAGAATATTGATGAGCTGATCATTGATCTGCGATACAATGGAGGAGGCACACTATCGGCTTCCCGATTCCTCGGGGAGTTTATCTATGAAGCTGGTTCAAACGATATATATGTGGAAATTACCCACAGCGATAAAAAATCAGAGCGGGATACAACCCACGTCTTCGGACAAGATTCCCTAAACATCAATTTGGGGCTTAACAAGGTTTATTTTCTTACGACACAGGCTACTGCCTCGGCCAGTGAGGCTTTGATTAACGGGCTCAAGCCTACTGAACTGGATGTTTATACAATAGGAGAAGCCACCTACGGAAAACCGGTAGGCATGTATCCCTTTACAGATAATAACAATGAATATGCTTTTCTACCTGTTTGTTTTAGTCTGAAAAATGCGGCCGGAGATGCGGATTATTACGATGGGCTTCAACCTGATGCAGCTATGAATGATGATTTCAAACAGCCTTTCGGCAGCCTTGATGATGATTTGCTGTATCAGGCCTTGTATCATATTGAGAACGATAACTTTGATATGAAAAAAACAAGAGAAATCATGAAGCCGAGACCGGAAAACCGGGTTGAATACAAAAGCCTGCAGGATGAGATCGGGGCATTGTAAATAGTGTTTGTACATAAAGTCAAGTAGATTTGAAAGAGTCTCGTCTAGAATATTCGCTGGCAAGGCTTGTGAGTTTTGAATGCCAATGTAGAGACGTACGGCCGTACGTCTCTACCAAATATAATTGACTGGCATGAAAAACGAGCGTAACGCAGCCAGCGGATATTCTAGACAGACTCTAAATATATTGGAAAACTTGCGCAGAGGTCTTAGTAAAATATGCAATATTATCATATTACCGGCAAATGGCTCATTAAGACTCCAGGCGCCTGGCGATAATTTTTAAACCAGTTTCAATGGTGATATTAGGTATAGATCCGGGAACCACCATCATGGGCTACGGGTTGATCGATCAATCCGGGAAGAACCCGCTTCTGCTTCATCTGGGAGTTATAGAGCTTCATAAGATAGACGATCACTACGACCGGCTGAAGAAGATATTCGACCGGGTATTGCAGATCATCGATGAATATCAGCCCGACGAGATGGCACTGGAAGCCCCGTTTTATGGAAAGAATGTTCAGTCGATGCTCAAACTTGGAAGGGCGCAGGGAGTGGCCATGTCTGCCGCTCTGCATCGATCCCTGCCCATATATGAATATGCCCCGCGAAAGATCAAGCAGTCCATTACGGGCAATGGTAATGCTTCCAAGCATCAGGTTGCACAACTGTTACAGCGAATACTGGATATAGAAGAACTCCCGGAGAATCTGGA of Bacteroidales bacterium contains these proteins:
- a CDS encoding DUF5320 domain-containing protein, with the protein product MPGGDRTGPAGAGPMTGRAMGYCAGYSVPGHSNMAPGMGRGMARRFGFGRGRGFGRRFAYPGEMMEDLAPTREEELQSLKTQAERLKRTLDEVQKRIDELEKEQ
- a CDS encoding TIGR04255 family protein, with the translated sequence MKLPKKINPCPILDALIEIRFSTNINRDAVFGLIYNALHSDFEKVDKLPIMQLPDQVRDSDPSLKFKPHYRLSNENIVVQVGPDVITISSYPKYTGWNSFSSKIYDILEKVQNIGIIDSIIRIGIRYINFFEQNIFDDINLKVTLSENTIDYKNTVIRTEISQDNYKSTLQIANNANHNNKSGSVIDIDTFMDNNIDDFFHRKKEIIDNGHEKEKELFFSLLKEEFLNTLNPEY
- a CDS encoding ComF family protein; this translates as MKPFLSLYRDILGLIYPDVCVTCGSHLPSGIRFICIKCRHDMPRTDFHLEQGNPVEQIFWGRVPLQHAASMFYYIKGSRYQKLIYIMKYHGNKELGYEMGKIYGRLLIGTSFSQAGVIVPVPLHPRKMRKRGFNQSEWIGKGLAESLQIPMITKHLYRSVNTKTQTRKSRLERWQNVENVFKIRSVDAFRNRHVLLVDDVVTTGATLESCAGLLTGCTGTSVSVLTLGYATL
- the folK gene encoding 2-amino-4-hydroxy-6-hydroxymethyldihydropteridine diphosphokinase; protein product: MKEAVLLLGSNLGPRYKKLEDACDLIGKHAGKITKHSSVYESEPWGFQDENKFLNQVVFIETSLEPGALLRTLQDLEDKLGKKRTSQEESYSSRTIDIDILFYHNEIIETGELTIPHKLLHRRKFTLLPLSEIAGNLIHPVFNKTILQLLAECPDDSKVYKTKTCFHQ
- the sppA gene encoding signal peptide peptidase SppA; this translates as MKSFLKYTLATIVGILITGLLFFIIFFSAMGALIPKGDKTAEIQPKSLLRMELSHVIMDRSPRDPFANFDFRSFEPTTTLGLNEILANIEKAGKDDDVEGIYLDLSVIPAGMATIEEIRSALIEFKDSGKFIIGYADNYMQTTYYLASVADRVYMNPAGRVNMTGLSSQLMFFKEGLDKLGVEPQVIRHGEFKSAVEPFTRNQMSEENRHQVNAYVNTLWNYMAEEIAEHRNISQDTLNWLVENLALNRPETALNYGLVDGLKYKDEVLDELREKSDVGDEDVRFVGMKKYNRVPEIKDYKGLARDKIAVIYSMGTVMMGEGQEGTIGSDRISGAIREARKDTSIRAIVFRVNSGGGSALASEVIWRELQLAQQEKPVVASFGDVAASGGYYIAAPADTIVASPNTLTGSIGVFGLFFNSKELLNDKLGIHVDVAKSHSYSDLGSPFRSMTEKEKEAIREGIKQVYDDFVSHVAEGRDMAEEEVDDIARGRIWSGMDARRIGLIDLYGGMQKAVDLAAEMAELDQYRTVGLPRLKDPFQQFVEGFSGDIRSKVLRQTLGNEARYYMNLKEAAGMEGIQARIPYKIEVY
- a CDS encoding DMT family transporter, producing the protein MNKSYLYAGITVFFWATIATAFKIALRYVNYVELVLYCSVTTVIILFFILLFQNRLKEVFRIRRVHYINSLVLGFINPFFYYLILFKAYSLLPAQIAQPLNFTWPIVLTFLSLPVLKQPVTGKNILALFISFIGVYFISSEGSPFNMTFAEPLGVFLAVGSSLVWSAYWLVNIKDQREEVIKIFLNFLFSLLFIIPYWLIFSEPRIPSLNGILASVYSGAFEMGITFVLWLKALKYAKSTAVVSNLIYLAPFFSLIFIQTILREQIYYTTIIGLVLIVAGIVYQELHKTKSYET
- the ruvC gene encoding crossover junction endodeoxyribonuclease RuvC, yielding MVILGIDPGTTIMGYGLIDQSGKNPLLLHLGVIELHKIDDHYDRLKKIFDRVLQIIDEYQPDEMALEAPFYGKNVQSMLKLGRAQGVAMSAALHRSLPIYEYAPRKIKQSITGNGNASKHQVAQLLQRILDIEELPENLDATDGLAAAVCHFYNCLIPQSSSGHKSWKDFIRKNPGRMKK